One Micromonospora sp. WMMD812 genomic window carries:
- a CDS encoding carbohydrate ABC transporter permease, whose protein sequence is MTTATPTIAAGTQQTDEPKTTAGRVRRRLNSRTATLVSIVIAVVWTIPTFGLFISSLRPEDEIKTTGWWTAFTNPQFTLENYQEVLFGRSASSGQLASYFINSLAITIPSVLFPLAFAALAAYALAWINFRGRDWVYIAIFALQIVPLQMALVPLLKFFSTGVTVAGVTLMPAWDLVDEQKFAQVWFAHTCFALPFAVFLLHNFISQLPGDLMEAARVDGASHPKIFRTIVLPLITPALAAFGIFQFLWVWNDLLVALIFAGGGNETAPLTVRLAEMAGTRGNEWQRLTAGAFVSIVVPLIVFLSLQRYFVRGLLAGSVKG, encoded by the coding sequence ATGACCACCGCCACGCCCACGATTGCCGCCGGCACCCAGCAGACCGACGAACCGAAGACCACCGCCGGGCGGGTCCGCAGGCGGCTGAACAGCCGCACCGCGACCCTCGTCTCGATCGTCATCGCGGTGGTCTGGACCATCCCGACCTTCGGTCTCTTCATCTCCTCGCTCCGGCCGGAGGACGAGATCAAGACCACCGGCTGGTGGACCGCCTTCACCAACCCGCAGTTCACCCTGGAGAACTACCAGGAGGTCCTGTTCGGGCGGTCGGCGTCGTCCGGGCAGCTCGCCAGCTACTTCATCAACTCGCTGGCGATCACCATCCCGTCGGTGCTCTTCCCGCTCGCCTTCGCGGCCCTGGCCGCGTACGCGCTGGCGTGGATCAACTTCCGGGGTCGGGACTGGGTCTACATCGCGATCTTCGCGCTGCAGATCGTGCCCCTCCAGATGGCCCTGGTGCCGCTGCTGAAGTTCTTCTCCACCGGCGTCACCGTCGCCGGCGTCACCCTGATGCCGGCCTGGGACCTGGTCGACGAACAGAAGTTCGCCCAGGTGTGGTTCGCGCACACCTGCTTCGCGCTTCCGTTCGCCGTCTTCCTGCTGCACAACTTCATCTCGCAACTGCCCGGAGACCTGATGGAGGCGGCCCGGGTCGACGGGGCGAGCCACCCGAAGATCTTCCGCACCATCGTGCTGCCGCTGATCACCCCGGCGCTGGCCGCGTTCGGCATCTTCCAGTTCCTCTGGGTCTGGAACGACCTGCTGGTCGCGCTGATCTTCGCCGGAGGCGGCAACGAGACCGCCCCGCTCACTGTCCGGCTGGCCGAGATGGCCGGCACCCGGGGCAACGAGTGGCAGCGACTCACCGCCGGCGCGTTCGTGTCGATCGTCGTACCGCTGATCGTGTTCCTGTCCCTCCAGCGCTACTTCGTGCGAGGCCTGCTCGCCGGCAGCGTCAAGGGCTGA
- a CDS encoding sugar ABC transporter permease, producing MEFDFAEEQPKFLMLMYGLIAFVAVVGGLLLLLDVVPAWFARRREAQLVAASTSGTPLPRRPKQREGAFALFFLLPTMLLLTIGLVVPAIRTTLLSFMDAGSNNWVGLRNYSWMFSDDSIVRVLINTLVWVLLVPLVATSFGLIYAVLVDKARFEAVAKSLIFLPMAISFVGASIIWKFVYAYRGEGDQIGLLNQIVVSLGGEPKQWLLESPLNTLLLIVIMVWIQAGFAMVVLSAAIKAIPADIVEAARLDGVTAWQMFRQITLPSIRPALIVVVVTLSIATLKVFDIVRTATNGNYDTSVIANEMYNQAFRYGQNGQGSALAVFLFILVIPVVIYQIRNLRQQREG from the coding sequence ATGGAGTTCGACTTCGCGGAGGAACAGCCGAAGTTCCTCATGCTGATGTACGGGCTGATCGCTTTCGTCGCGGTGGTGGGCGGCCTGCTCCTGCTCCTCGACGTGGTGCCGGCCTGGTTCGCCCGCCGTCGGGAGGCGCAGCTCGTCGCCGCGTCCACCAGCGGCACCCCGCTCCCCCGGCGTCCGAAGCAACGGGAGGGGGCCTTCGCGCTCTTCTTCCTGCTGCCGACGATGCTGCTGCTCACCATCGGGCTGGTGGTCCCGGCCATCCGCACCACGCTGCTCTCCTTCATGGACGCGGGCAGCAACAACTGGGTGGGGCTGCGCAACTACAGCTGGATGTTCTCCGACGACTCGATCGTCCGGGTGCTGATCAACACCCTCGTCTGGGTGCTCCTGGTCCCGCTCGTGGCGACCTCGTTCGGCCTGATCTACGCGGTGCTGGTGGACAAGGCCCGGTTCGAGGCGGTCGCCAAGTCCCTCATCTTCCTGCCGATGGCGATCTCGTTCGTCGGCGCCAGCATCATCTGGAAGTTCGTCTACGCCTACCGGGGCGAGGGCGACCAGATCGGCCTGCTCAACCAGATCGTGGTCAGCCTCGGCGGCGAGCCCAAGCAGTGGCTGCTGGAATCACCGCTGAACACGCTGCTGCTGATCGTCATCATGGTCTGGATCCAGGCCGGTTTCGCCATGGTGGTGCTCTCCGCCGCCATCAAGGCGATCCCCGCGGACATCGTGGAGGCCGCCCGACTCGACGGGGTGACGGCGTGGCAGATGTTCCGGCAGATCACCCTGCCGAGCATCCGACCGGCGCTGATCGTGGTGGTGGTGACGCTCTCGATCGCCACGCTCAAGGTCTTCGACATCGTCCGGACCGCGACCAACGGCAACTACGACACCAGCGTGATCGCCAACGAGATGTACAACCAGGCGTTCCGGTACGGCCAGAACGGGCAGGGCTCCGCGCTCGCGGTCTTCCTCTTCATCCTGGTCATCCCGGTCGTGATCTACCAGATCCGCAACCTCCGTCAGCAGCGGGAGGGCTGA
- a CDS encoding ABC transporter substrate-binding protein: protein MAVFTRPRQAFVIAGVLGLAISATACGTGNDKGSSNADSAECAAYDKYEGHDGKKVSIYASIRDAEADLLERSWEQFTECTGIEIDYEGNAEFEAQLPVRVDGGNAPDLAFVPQPGLVKRFADAGKLKSLGPDTKAMAEQNLPADWLKYGTVNGTLYGVPLGANVKSFVWYSPKLFKEKGWTVPTSWDDMIKLSDTIAASGIKPWCAGIESGDATGWPATDWIEDVLLRTQGPEVYDQWTTHAIPFNDPRIVDAVDRAGTILKSEKYMNGGFGGVKSIGTTAFGEAGLPITTGKCAMHRQASFYANQFPDGTKVAEDGDAFAFYFPAIDQAKGKPVLGAGEFVVAYADRPEVQAVQTYLASAEYVNSRAKLGNWVTANNKLDIANVASPIDKLSVQILQDKSGVFRFDGSDLMPAAVGAGTFWKGMVEWINGKDTASVLQGIESSWK from the coding sequence ATGGCGGTCTTCACCAGACCACGCCAGGCCTTCGTGATCGCCGGCGTACTGGGGCTGGCTATCAGCGCCACGGCCTGCGGCACCGGCAACGACAAGGGAAGCAGCAACGCGGACTCGGCCGAGTGCGCCGCATATGACAAGTACGAGGGCCACGACGGCAAGAAGGTCTCGATCTACGCGTCGATCCGGGACGCGGAGGCCGACCTGCTGGAGCGCTCGTGGGAGCAGTTCACCGAGTGCACCGGCATCGAGATCGACTACGAGGGCAACGCCGAGTTCGAGGCTCAGCTGCCGGTCCGCGTCGACGGTGGCAACGCGCCCGACCTGGCGTTCGTGCCCCAGCCGGGTCTGGTCAAGCGGTTCGCCGACGCCGGCAAGCTGAAGTCCCTCGGGCCCGACACCAAGGCCATGGCCGAGCAGAACCTGCCGGCCGACTGGCTGAAGTACGGCACGGTCAACGGCACCCTCTACGGCGTGCCGCTCGGCGCCAACGTGAAGTCCTTCGTCTGGTACTCGCCGAAGCTCTTCAAGGAGAAGGGCTGGACGGTCCCGACCAGCTGGGACGACATGATCAAGCTCAGCGACACGATCGCGGCCAGCGGCATCAAGCCGTGGTGCGCCGGCATCGAGTCCGGTGACGCCACCGGCTGGCCGGCCACCGACTGGATCGAGGACGTGCTGCTGCGGACGCAGGGCCCCGAGGTCTACGACCAGTGGACCACGCATGCCATCCCGTTCAACGACCCGCGGATCGTCGACGCGGTCGACCGGGCCGGCACCATCCTCAAGAGCGAGAAGTACATGAACGGCGGCTTCGGCGGCGTGAAGAGCATCGGCACCACCGCCTTCGGTGAGGCCGGCCTGCCGATCACCACCGGCAAGTGCGCCATGCACCGGCAGGCGTCGTTCTACGCCAACCAGTTCCCCGACGGCACCAAGGTGGCCGAGGACGGCGACGCGTTCGCGTTCTACTTCCCGGCCATCGACCAGGCCAAGGGCAAGCCGGTCCTGGGTGCCGGCGAGTTCGTCGTCGCCTACGCCGACCGGCCCGAGGTCCAGGCCGTGCAGACCTACCTGGCCTCGGCCGAGTACGTCAACAGCCGGGCGAAGCTCGGCAACTGGGTCACGGCGAACAACAAGCTGGACATCGCCAACGTCGCCAGCCCGATCGACAAGCTCTCCGTCCAGATCCTGCAGGACAAGAGCGGCGTCTTCCGCTTCGACGGTTCGGACCTGATGCCGGCCGCGGTCGGCGCGGGCACGTTCTGGAAGGGCATGGTCGAGTGGATCAACGGCAAGGACACCGCCTCGGTGCTCCAGGGCATCGAGAGCAGCTGGAAGTGA
- a CDS encoding peptidoglycan DD-metalloendopeptidase family protein → MRKRWFSLMAAGLLVGATLLPAAPAMAAPTFKVPFPCGQSWSGQTRSDHSPAYAVDFNRTDDLGDPVVASAPGTVDRVTDLGGTSYGKYVRISHAGGYHTYYAHLNGFNVSVGQSVGYGKVIGWVGSTGGSTGPHLHYEQRLNGSDIQVRFNGALALYWGTKSYTSDNGCSSGSATGTVNTSGTPLTVRSGPGTGYSAVGTVADGAQVTIQCQTSGTSVTGTYGTSTIWDRIGSGRFISDAYVYTGHDGYIPGVPRC, encoded by the coding sequence ATGCGTAAGCGATGGTTCAGCCTGATGGCGGCCGGCCTGCTGGTCGGCGCCACCCTGCTACCCGCGGCCCCGGCGATGGCCGCCCCGACGTTCAAGGTGCCGTTCCCCTGCGGCCAGTCCTGGTCCGGCCAGACCCGGTCTGACCACAGCCCGGCGTACGCCGTCGACTTCAACCGGACGGACGACCTGGGCGACCCGGTGGTGGCCAGCGCGCCGGGCACCGTCGACCGGGTCACCGATCTCGGTGGCACCAGCTACGGAAAGTACGTCCGGATCAGCCACGCCGGTGGGTACCACACCTACTACGCCCACCTGAACGGCTTCAACGTCTCGGTCGGCCAGAGCGTGGGCTACGGCAAGGTGATCGGCTGGGTGGGCAGCACCGGCGGCTCGACCGGCCCGCACCTGCACTACGAGCAGCGCCTGAACGGCAGCGACATCCAGGTCCGGTTCAACGGCGCCCTCGCGCTCTACTGGGGCACGAAGTCGTACACCAGCGACAACGGCTGCTCCTCCGGCAGCGCCACGGGCACGGTCAACACCAGCGGCACCCCGCTGACCGTCCGCTCCGGCCCGGGCACCGGCTACAGCGCGGTCGGGACGGTCGCCGACGGCGCCCAGGTGACCATCCAGTGCCAGACCAGCGGCACCAGCGTCACCGGCACGTACGGCACCAGCACGATCTGGGACCGGATCGGGTCCGGCCGCTTCATCTCCGACGCGTACGTCTACACCGGGCACGACGGCTACATCCCGGGCGTGCCACGCTGCTGA
- a CDS encoding TspO/MBR family protein produces the protein MEISRTARRTGAGTWWALLGFGVAVAVAAGIGALGVGGTSAEYAGLTRPAWAPPGWLFGPVWTVLYALIAVAGWLVWRRTGLGRAIWAWIGQLALNAAWTPLFFGAGRYGLAFAEIVLLWLAIGVTVALFARVSRAATLLMLPYWAWVTFAAALNFAIWRMNA, from the coding sequence ATGGAGATATCGCGGACGGCGCGCCGCACCGGCGCCGGGACCTGGTGGGCGCTGCTCGGCTTCGGCGTGGCGGTGGCGGTGGCAGCCGGAATCGGCGCGCTCGGCGTCGGGGGGACCTCGGCCGAGTACGCCGGGCTGACCCGGCCGGCGTGGGCCCCGCCGGGGTGGCTGTTCGGCCCGGTCTGGACGGTGCTCTACGCGCTGATCGCGGTGGCCGGCTGGCTGGTCTGGCGGCGGACGGGGCTCGGCCGGGCGATCTGGGCCTGGATCGGCCAACTGGCGCTCAACGCCGCCTGGACGCCGCTCTTCTTCGGCGCCGGCCGGTACGGGCTGGCGTTCGCCGAGATCGTGCTGCTGTGGCTGGCGATCGGGGTGACCGTGGCCCTCTTCGCCCGGGTCTCCCGCGCCGCCACCCTGCTGATGCTGCCCTACTGGGCCTGGGTCACCTTCGCGGCCGCCCTCAATTTCGCCATCTGGAGGATGAACGCCTGA